One stretch of Caldinitratiruptor microaerophilus DNA includes these proteins:
- a CDS encoding thiamine pyrophosphate-dependent enzyme — protein sequence MRYLETQALVAEYFRPKLPHIWCPGCAHGIITKALVKAIQELDLDRDRTVVVSGIGCASRATGYLDFGTVHATHGRALAFATGIKAARPDLTVIVISGDGDAAAIGGNHLIHAARRNIDLTLIVYQNGIYGMTGGQYAPTTAPGHVTTTSPGGHVERAFDLAALAAAAGATFVARSTAYHFDLTVQLFQRAIRHRGFSFVEAISSCPTYAGRLNGLETGLDALLWMRNNAVPVGTGQEGDGRFEIGVIRESEAPEWTEAYRQLSVKAQAGRRV from the coding sequence GTGCGCTACCTGGAGACGCAGGCGCTCGTGGCCGAGTACTTTCGGCCCAAGCTCCCCCACATCTGGTGTCCCGGCTGCGCCCACGGCATCATCACCAAGGCCCTGGTCAAGGCCATACAGGAACTCGACCTGGACCGGGACCGGACGGTGGTGGTCTCCGGCATCGGCTGTGCGTCGCGGGCCACGGGCTACCTCGACTTCGGGACCGTCCACGCCACCCACGGCCGGGCCCTGGCCTTTGCCACGGGGATCAAGGCAGCCCGCCCGGACCTGACCGTGATCGTGATCAGCGGCGACGGCGACGCGGCCGCGATCGGCGGAAACCACCTCATCCACGCGGCGCGCCGGAACATCGACCTGACGCTCATCGTGTACCAGAACGGGATTTACGGGATGACCGGGGGACAGTACGCCCCCACGACGGCCCCGGGTCATGTGACGACCACCTCCCCCGGTGGACACGTCGAAAGGGCCTTCGACCTGGCGGCTCTGGCAGCAGCCGCAGGCGCTACCTTCGTGGCCCGCTCCACGGCCTACCACTTCGACCTCACGGTCCAGCTCTTTCAGCGGGCCATCCGCCACCGAGGCTTCAGCTTCGTCGAGGCGATCTCGTCCTGTCCCACGTACGCCGGCCGATTGAACGGGCTCGAGACGGGACTGGACGCTCTCCTCTGGATGCGGAACAACGCCGTGCCCGTCGGCACCGGCCAGGAGGGGGACGGCAGGTTCGAGATCGGCGTCATCCGGGAGTCCGAGGCGCCGGAATGGACGGAGGCTTACCGGCAGCTCAGCGTCAAGGCGCAGGCAGGGAGGAGGGTGTAA
- a CDS encoding FAD-dependent oxidoreductase has product MARVVVVGGGWSGVSAAIALAKAGVEEVHLFEKTDQLLGTGLVGGIMRNNGRWTAAEEMIALGMGEPFEAVDACARHKDVNFPGHEHATLYDVTRIEPYVRRIVEQYGVQVHMMSRVTDVILEEVPAPPSERGGFWTLLGQRVPKPAKNKRIRAVQYYEKHGADFRGPYTLEADVFVETTGTVGPQSECARYGNGCVMCVIRCPTFGGRVSIAGLCGVPEMIGGANPESLGSFSGSCKLIKESLAPWIVEELDRTGVCIVPLPDEMIDREKLKKKACQQYAGKEFAENIVLLDTGHAKLMTSYFPLEKLRRIPGFENARYDDPYSGGIGNSVRYLAISPRDNYLRVGGVENLFCGGEKAGPLVGHTEAIVTGTLAGHNAARYALGLPLLELPRQLAVGDAIAFVNEQIREGGLFKKYTFSGATYFDRMVATGLYIMDRDMIRAKVESLGLTGVFARRLVPARESLLLAGD; this is encoded by the coding sequence ATGGCACGTGTCGTGGTCGTCGGCGGCGGGTGGTCGGGCGTCTCGGCGGCCATCGCGCTGGCGAAGGCCGGGGTGGAGGAGGTCCACCTGTTCGAAAAGACCGACCAGCTCCTGGGCACCGGGCTCGTCGGGGGCATCATGCGGAACAACGGCCGGTGGACGGCGGCGGAGGAGATGATCGCCCTGGGGATGGGCGAGCCCTTCGAGGCCGTCGACGCCTGCGCCCGACATAAAGATGTCAATTTCCCGGGGCACGAGCACGCCACGCTGTACGACGTGACTCGCATCGAGCCCTACGTCCGGCGGATCGTGGAGCAGTACGGGGTCCAGGTCCACATGATGTCCCGCGTGACCGATGTCATCCTCGAGGAGGTGCCGGCGCCGCCCTCGGAACGGGGCGGGTTCTGGACCCTGCTGGGGCAGCGGGTCCCGAAGCCGGCCAAGAACAAGCGGATCCGTGCCGTCCAGTACTACGAGAAGCACGGCGCGGACTTCCGCGGCCCGTACACACTGGAAGCCGATGTGTTCGTCGAGACCACGGGCACGGTGGGCCCGCAGTCGGAGTGCGCCCGCTATGGCAACGGCTGCGTGATGTGCGTCATCCGTTGCCCCACGTTCGGGGGACGGGTATCGATCGCGGGGCTCTGCGGGGTGCCCGAGATGATCGGGGGAGCCAACCCGGAGAGCCTGGGTTCCTTCAGCGGGTCCTGCAAGCTGATCAAGGAGTCTCTGGCGCCCTGGATCGTCGAGGAGCTCGACCGTACGGGCGTGTGCATCGTGCCCCTGCCGGACGAGATGATCGACCGGGAGAAACTCAAGAAGAAGGCCTGCCAGCAGTACGCCGGTAAGGAGTTCGCGGAAAACATCGTCCTCCTGGACACCGGACACGCCAAGCTGATGACATCCTACTTCCCCCTGGAGAAGTTGCGCCGCATTCCTGGTTTCGAGAACGCCCGCTACGACGACCCGTACTCGGGCGGTATCGGCAACTCCGTGCGTTACCTGGCGATCAGCCCGCGGGACAACTACCTGCGGGTCGGTGGGGTGGAGAACCTCTTCTGCGGCGGCGAGAAGGCGGGGCCGCTGGTGGGTCATACCGAGGCCATCGTCACCGGGACCCTGGCGGGGCACAACGCCGCCCGGTACGCCTTGGGACTGCCCCTGCTCGAGCTGCCGAGGCAGCTGGCGGTCGGTGATGCCATCGCCTTCGTCAACGAGCAGATCCGTGAGGGCGGGCTGTTCAAAAAGTACACCTTTTCCGGTGCCACTTACTTCGACCGGATGGTCGCCACCGGCCTGTACATCATGGACCGCGACATGATCCGGGCGAAGGTGGAGTCCCTCGGCCTCACCGGAGTCTTCGCCCGGCGGCTCGTGCCGGCCCGGGAGTCCCTACTGCTCGCGGGCGACTGA
- a CDS encoding FCD domain-containing protein: MTRSNPEDVEFLILECLGQAGSPLGCGAVADYLRRHGHPVSEATAGRLLRDLDLRGYTTRAGFRGRSLTEVGLARLGSLRQSRTLSSYSSELLEALSATRVEEVIDILVARRAVERETARLAAERAGPEDVAALEVILDRYEKADSAAAMARADMEFHQKLAEIAGNRVLEAATRLVHGEVATTPLPPSVSRRMHRRLAEEHRRILESIRARDPEAAERAMVRHIEGIMEAVRQHAVAH, translated from the coding sequence ATGACGCGGAGTAACCCGGAGGACGTCGAGTTCCTGATCCTGGAGTGCCTCGGCCAGGCGGGCAGCCCGCTGGGCTGCGGTGCCGTCGCGGATTACCTGCGCCGCCACGGCCACCCGGTGAGCGAGGCGACGGCAGGCCGGCTGCTACGGGATCTGGATCTGCGGGGCTATACCACCCGCGCCGGATTTCGAGGGCGCTCGCTTACGGAGGTGGGACTGGCTCGGTTGGGCAGCCTGCGGCAGAGCCGCACCCTTTCGAGCTACAGCTCCGAACTGCTTGAAGCGCTGAGCGCTACGCGGGTCGAAGAGGTGATCGACATCCTAGTGGCCCGAAGGGCCGTCGAACGGGAAACCGCCCGCCTGGCAGCGGAGAGGGCCGGCCCGGAGGACGTGGCGGCCCTGGAGGTCATCCTGGACCGGTATGAGAAGGCCGATTCGGCGGCGGCCATGGCGCGGGCCGACATGGAGTTCCACCAGAAGCTCGCCGAGATTGCCGGCAACCGGGTTCTCGAGGCGGCTACCCGCCTGGTTCACGGAGAGGTGGCAACCACCCCGCTGCCGCCGTCCGTCTCCCGGCGGATGCACAGGCGGCTGGCGGAGGAGCACCGCCGGATCCTCGAGTCGATCCGGGCCCGTGACCCGGAAGCGGCCGAGCGGGCCATGGTACGTCACATCGAGGGCATCATGGAGGCGGTGCGGCAGCACGCCGTAGCCCACTGA
- a CDS encoding FAD-dependent oxidoreductase yields MARVVVVGGGWAGCAAALAAAKAGAEAVLVEKTDMLLGTGLVGGIMRNNGRFTATEEMIAMGAGELFEATDRVATHRGIDFPDHRHATLYNVTRIEPEVRAVLRKAGVDVRLRTRITAVRMEGERILAVASRGGPPITGDVFIDTTGSAGPPGNCTRYGEGCVMCVLRCPTFGGRVGLAALCGVRELQAVNAAGKVGAYSGSCKLAKDSLAPEIVAELEEKGVVVVPIPDRLQDTTKLALKACQQYATEAYGENLILLDTGHAKLMAPYMDLEKLRAVPGFEEARYIDPYAGGVANSVRFLAIAPHDVALRVEGVANLYCAGEKAGPLVGHTEAICTGTLAGHNAARQAFGLEPVTIPETLAVGDAIAYVTRRLEESGGLGKKYTFSGSVYFERMRRLGLYTTDVDAVRRRVEAAGMTGFFARPVARAQAHAG; encoded by the coding sequence ATGGCGCGAGTCGTCGTGGTGGGGGGCGGCTGGGCCGGCTGCGCGGCGGCCCTGGCGGCGGCGAAGGCCGGGGCGGAGGCGGTTCTCGTGGAGAAGACCGACATGCTCCTCGGCACCGGGCTCGTGGGCGGCATCATGAGGAACAACGGGCGGTTCACGGCCACCGAAGAGATGATCGCCATGGGCGCCGGCGAACTCTTCGAGGCCACGGACCGGGTGGCGACCCACCGGGGGATCGACTTCCCGGATCACCGCCACGCCACGCTGTACAACGTCACGCGCATCGAGCCGGAAGTACGGGCGGTGCTCCGGAAGGCGGGGGTCGACGTCCGCCTGCGCACGCGTATCACGGCCGTGCGCATGGAGGGTGAACGGATCCTCGCGGTGGCCTCACGCGGGGGTCCTCCCATCACCGGGGACGTGTTCATCGACACGACCGGCAGCGCCGGACCGCCCGGGAACTGCACGCGGTACGGGGAAGGCTGCGTCATGTGCGTGCTGCGGTGTCCCACCTTCGGAGGACGGGTGGGGCTGGCGGCGCTGTGCGGCGTTCGTGAGCTCCAGGCTGTCAACGCCGCCGGGAAGGTGGGCGCCTACAGCGGCTCGTGCAAGCTCGCCAAGGACTCCCTGGCCCCCGAGATCGTCGCAGAGCTGGAAGAGAAGGGCGTCGTGGTCGTGCCGATCCCTGACCGCCTCCAGGACACGACCAAGCTGGCGCTAAAGGCCTGCCAGCAGTACGCGACCGAAGCGTACGGCGAGAACCTCATTCTGCTGGACACCGGCCACGCCAAGCTGATGGCGCCGTACATGGACCTGGAGAAGCTCCGGGCGGTGCCGGGGTTCGAAGAGGCGCGCTACATCGACCCCTACGCTGGCGGGGTGGCCAACTCGGTGCGTTTTCTCGCCATCGCCCCGCATGATGTGGCCCTCCGGGTCGAGGGGGTGGCCAACCTGTACTGCGCCGGCGAGAAGGCAGGCCCCCTCGTCGGGCACACCGAGGCGATCTGCACCGGCACTCTGGCGGGGCACAACGCCGCTCGCCAGGCGTTCGGACTCGAACCTGTGACGATCCCCGAGACGCTCGCGGTCGGCGACGCGATCGCATACGTCACCCGCCGTCTCGAGGAATCGGGCGGTCTGGGGAAGAAGTACACCTTCTCGGGTTCCGTGTACTTCGAGCGGATGCGCCGGCTGGGCCTCTACACCACCGACGTGGACGCCGTCCGCCGGCGCGTGGAAGCGGCCGGGATGACCGGGTTCTTCGCACGCCCGGTGGCCCGGGCACAGGCGCACGCCGGTTAG
- a CDS encoding DUF6917 domain-containing protein — MPDPYVGGLFRSSPYAALREITGTVVAVLDARLAGRGLNLIAPISRCLLRDEIHELILTTGAVGPGDRVEDVHYLAFFEVSQGGVAVVGQTVRIAGYEVGRIAGFDETHMPNHMNVVLSGPRGVTGGELGLQPGDPVIISGRLGA, encoded by the coding sequence ATGCCAGACCCGTATGTGGGGGGGCTATTTCGGTCGAGTCCGTACGCCGCGCTGCGGGAGATCACCGGCACCGTGGTGGCCGTATTGGATGCCCGGCTGGCGGGGCGGGGGCTGAACCTGATCGCCCCGATCTCTCGATGCCTTCTGCGGGACGAGATCCACGAGCTGATCCTGACCACGGGGGCGGTCGGGCCGGGAGACCGGGTGGAGGACGTACACTACCTGGCGTTCTTCGAGGTCAGCCAGGGTGGGGTTGCCGTCGTCGGGCAGACCGTCCGGATCGCCGGGTACGAGGTCGGGCGCATCGCGGGGTTCGACGAGACGCACATGCCCAACCACATGAACGTCGTGTTGAGCGGACCCCGGGGGGTCACCGGCGGCGAGCTGGGACTGCAGCCGGGGGACCCTGTGATCATATCCGGCAGGCTGGGGGCCTGA